One genomic segment of Deinococcus sp. HSC-46F16 includes these proteins:
- a CDS encoding c-type cytochrome — MERNDAVMPWVAIVSAAIMWIILLFLFNKETAPEPVVVDPEVVATINQTWPTLGAQVYTSAGCVGCHGDKGQGGAGPVLAGNERITKDPVYVHTIITEGKGQMPAFTQLKDEEVYAVANYVLHSWGNDIEEPLTPAQVAEGQSKIDPAVLKNRSRFVPEDIKLPEIFLATFVMVLLTYGLIGLYSVWTEGQELHPGIHKVRATPVATLAMVVTLGLSLLFSVLFVRQMVADYAAWADKVMPNVAMEGFYAAMILLTLALATGLYKKFFMDGEVLVEDASGEFPW; from the coding sequence GTGGAGAGAAACGACGCTGTCATGCCCTGGGTCGCCATCGTCAGTGCGGCCATCATGTGGATCATCCTGCTGTTCCTCTTTAACAAGGAGACAGCGCCCGAGCCCGTCGTGGTGGACCCCGAGGTGGTCGCCACCATCAACCAGACGTGGCCGACCCTGGGGGCGCAGGTGTACACCTCGGCCGGGTGCGTGGGTTGCCACGGCGACAAGGGCCAGGGCGGCGCGGGACCGGTGCTTGCGGGCAACGAGCGCATCACCAAAGACCCGGTGTACGTGCACACGATCATCACCGAGGGCAAGGGCCAGATGCCTGCTTTCACCCAGCTCAAGGACGAGGAAGTGTACGCGGTCGCCAACTACGTGCTGCACTCGTGGGGCAACGACATCGAGGAGCCGCTGACGCCCGCGCAGGTCGCCGAGGGCCAGAGCAAGATCGACCCCGCCGTTCTGAAAAACCGCAGCCGCTTTGTCCCCGAGGACATCAAGCTGCCCGAGATCTTCCTGGCGACTTTCGTGATGGTGCTGCTGACCTACGGGTTGATCGGCCTGTACAGCGTGTGGACCGAGGGCCAGGAGCTGCACCCCGGTATCCACAAGGTCCGCGCGACCCCGGTGGCCACGCTGGCGATGGTGGTGACCCTGGGCCTGAGCCTGCTGTTCAGCGTGCTGTTCGTCCGGCAGATGGTGGCCGACTACGCGGCCTGGGCCGACAAGGTGATGCCCAACGTGGCGATGGAAGGCTTCTACGCCGCCATGATCCTGCTGACCCTGGCGCTGGCGACCGGCCTGTACAAGAAGTTCTTTATGGACGGCGAGGTGCTCGTCGAGGACGCCAGCGGCGAGTTCCCCTGGTAA
- a CDS encoding ubiquinol-cytochrome c reductase iron-sulfur subunit encodes MTRYKRQDPEITRRKFINVAMGTTAAVGGVSLLSTLGAANPVFRLTADKMPPLEGDILVHAEESKEGRPIAISDLSTQLVRAWPMGKDENGADVIRKGDPNNILALYRFPQGQLIAPTNLEATVDGQVVAYSDICTHAGCSVSDSDINAGQMRCPCHSGEYDPKRGCIVVGGPPPKPLAQLPIRQDGERLVVTGFFLTPPYPYHNSEAEWNNVKQEVEEALT; translated from the coding sequence ATGACCCGTTACAAGAGACAAGACCCCGAGATCACCCGCCGCAAGTTCATCAACGTGGCGATGGGCACCACCGCGGCCGTGGGCGGCGTGAGCCTGCTCAGCACGCTGGGCGCCGCCAATCCCGTCTTCCGCCTCACCGCCGACAAGATGCCGCCCCTCGAAGGTGACATCCTCGTGCACGCCGAGGAGAGTAAGGAGGGCCGCCCCATCGCCATCTCGGACCTCAGCACGCAGCTCGTGCGGGCGTGGCCGATGGGCAAGGACGAGAACGGCGCCGACGTGATTCGCAAGGGTGATCCCAACAACATCCTCGCGCTCTACCGCTTTCCGCAGGGGCAGCTTATTGCGCCGACCAACTTGGAGGCGACCGTGGACGGGCAGGTCGTGGCCTACAGCGACATCTGCACTCACGCGGGCTGCTCGGTCAGCGACAGCGACATCAATGCCGGGCAGATGCGCTGCCCCTGCCACTCGGGCGAGTACGACCCCAAGCGCGGCTGCATCGTGGTGGGCGGGCCGCCCCCCAAGCCGCTCGCGCAACTTCCCATCCGGCAGGACGGCGAGCGGCTGGTGGTCACGGGCTTTTTCCTGACGCCGCCCTACCCCTACCACAACAGTGAAGCCGAGTGGAACAACGTCAAGCAGGAAGTGGAGGAGGCGCTCACATGA